The following coding sequences are from one Bacteroidales bacterium window:
- the rsmG gene encoding 16S rRNA (guanine(527)-N(7))-methyltransferase RsmG has protein sequence MLQADLILQYFPHLSSRQIEQFSMLDPLYREWNQRINVISRKDIDAIFEHHILHSLAIAKVIDFAPSAKILDIGTGGGFPGIPMAIFFPETKFHLIDSIAKKLKVVDAIVESLQLENVTSQHIRAEQLHAQYDFIVSRAVTNFHSFLPWIQGKMLNRRLHKTPNGAFFLKGGDVDDELGMYAKKATIFPISDFFPDPFYEGKKVIYLPAS, from the coding sequence ATGTTACAGGCAGACCTTATCTTACAATATTTTCCACATCTTTCATCGCGGCAAATTGAACAGTTCTCCATGCTCGATCCTTTGTATCGGGAATGGAACCAACGTATCAATGTTATTTCGCGTAAAGATATAGACGCAATATTTGAGCATCATATTCTCCATTCTCTGGCAATAGCCAAAGTGATCGATTTTGCACCATCGGCGAAAATCCTTGACATAGGTACCGGAGGAGGCTTTCCCGGAATTCCAATGGCTATTTTTTTCCCGGAAACAAAATTTCACCTGATTGATTCTATTGCAAAGAAACTTAAAGTGGTGGATGCTATTGTCGAAAGTTTACAACTGGAAAATGTGACATCGCAGCATATACGTGCAGAACAGCTACATGCGCAGTATGATTTTATCGTAAGTCGGGCTGTAACCAACTTCCATTCCTTTTTACCATGGATTCAGGGGAAAATGCTCAATCGTCGTTTGCATAAAACTCCCAATGGCGCTTTTTTCCTTAAAGGGGGTGATGTAGATGATGAATTAGGGATGTATGCGAAAAAAGCAACTATATTTCCTATCAGTGATTTTTTCCCTGATCCGTTTTATGAAGGGAAAAAAGTTATTTATCTGCCGGCATCGTAA
- a CDS encoding glycosyltransferase, protein MDFIYQLDYFYRIILVVFLFAVIVQLAYYLFIYIRPLLRKEKKSKATIEIPPVSVIICARNEQENLSQNLVSILTQDYPSYEVIVVNDCSEDDTEELLARLKGEYPRLRSTIIKKDASFVNGKKFAATLGVKAAKYEWLLFTDADCKPAGPQWISSMSKYFVDKKSIVLGYGGYINEKGFLNRWIKYDTCFIALQYFGFAMSGMPYMGVGRNMAYRKSLFYEHNGFAAHAHILSGDDDLFVNQAATKKNVAVNLSPDSYTYSVPKKTFREWVWQKSRHISTSKYYKPKHSFFLGLEPISRVLFWGVFAILMFQPLLWQYVLAIFLLRVIIFLIIFGIATRKFNVKGIMPFVVFFDLAMPFVYVYVFLLNRISSKQNKWK, encoded by the coding sequence GTGGATTTTATATACCAATTAGATTATTTTTACCGGATTATACTTGTTGTTTTTCTTTTTGCCGTAATCGTTCAACTGGCATATTATCTTTTTATATATATTCGTCCGTTGCTTAGAAAAGAAAAGAAATCAAAAGCAACCATTGAAATACCTCCGGTATCTGTTATTATATGTGCACGTAACGAACAGGAAAACCTTTCACAGAATTTAGTGTCGATCCTGACGCAGGATTACCCGTCATATGAAGTGATTGTAGTGAATGATTGTTCAGAAGATGATACGGAAGAGTTATTGGCCCGGCTTAAAGGAGAATATCCGCGATTACGCAGTACTATTATTAAAAAAGATGCTTCATTCGTCAACGGTAAAAAATTTGCTGCAACATTAGGGGTAAAAGCAGCTAAATACGAATGGTTGTTATTTACCGATGCGGATTGTAAACCGGCAGGTCCCCAATGGATAAGTTCCATGAGCAAATATTTTGTTGATAAGAAAAGTATTGTTTTAGGATATGGCGGATACATCAATGAAAAAGGTTTTCTAAATAGATGGATTAAATATGACACCTGTTTCATTGCACTTCAATATTTTGGATTTGCTATGTCAGGAATGCCGTATATGGGTGTGGGCCGTAATATGGCTTATCGGAAATCTTTATTTTATGAACACAATGGTTTTGCCGCACATGCACATATTTTATCAGGTGATGACGATCTTTTTGTTAATCAGGCAGCAACAAAGAAAAATGTAGCTGTTAATCTTTCACCGGATTCATATACTTATTCTGTCCCTAAAAAGACTTTCCGCGAATGGGTCTGGCAGAAAAGCAGGCATATCAGCACCAGTAAATATTATAAGCCAAAACATTCTTTTTTTCTGGGACTTGAACCAATTTCAAGGGTACTGTTTTGGGGTGTTTTTGCCATATTGATGTTTCAACCATTACTTTGGCAATATGTTCTGGCAATATTTTTATTGCGGGTAATTATTTTTTTGATTATCTTTGGCATAGCAACCAGAAAATTTAACGTAAAAGGCATCATGCCTTTCGTCGTGTTTTTTGATTTAGCCATGCCCTTTGTATATGTTTACGTATTTCTATTGAATCGTATATCTTCAAAGCAAAACAAATGGAAATAA
- a CDS encoding sigma-70 family RNA polymerase sigma factor, producing the protein MEINPDALSSKAKLDAELVQQAIDGDQKAYAELMERYRDAIYFMLLKMVNNTADAEDLTIEAFGKAFKSIIQYTPNFAFSTWLFKIASNNAIDFMRKKKLNNVSIDETLRETDVAPISIRSEQPTPEESMITEQKILLLRSVVSKLKPRYRKLVELRYFYEYSYEEISEEMGLPIGTVKAQLFRARELLQNILKNNQVRP; encoded by the coding sequence ATGGAAATAAACCCGGATGCTTTATCCAGTAAGGCAAAATTAGATGCTGAATTGGTACAACAGGCTATTGATGGAGATCAAAAAGCTTATGCGGAATTAATGGAACGTTACCGTGATGCCATCTATTTTATGCTGCTCAAGATGGTCAATAATACTGCCGATGCGGAAGATCTGACAATTGAGGCGTTTGGAAAGGCATTCAAAAGCATTATTCAATATACTCCTAATTTTGCTTTCAGTACATGGTTGTTTAAAATTGCGTCTAACAATGCAATTGATTTTATGAGGAAAAAGAAACTGAACAATGTATCTATCGATGAAACATTACGTGAAACGGATGTAGCACCTATTAGCATACGTTCTGAACAACCGACGCCTGAGGAAAGTATGATCACCGAACAAAAGATTCTCTTACTTCGTTCTGTTGTCTCCAAGCTTAAACCTCGTTACCGGAAATTGGTGGAATTGCGGTACTTTTATGAATATTCATATGAAGAGATCAGCGAAGAAATGGGACTACCTATCGGGACGGTGAAAGCACAATTATTCCGCGCCCGGGAATTGTTGCAGAATATACTGAAAAACAATCAGGTACGGCCATAA
- a CDS encoding RidA family protein, which yields MQKIIISTGNAPKAIGPYSQAIESNGMLFISGQIPIDPKTGKIVEGGIVEQTEQVLKNIGAILYAAGCSYKNVVKSTCLLAEMAFFKDMNEVYARYFPVDPPARAAFAVKELPMQVLVEIEVIAVK from the coding sequence ATGCAAAAAATAATTATTTCCACAGGAAACGCTCCCAAGGCAATTGGGCCATACAGCCAAGCTATTGAAAGTAATGGTATGTTGTTCATATCGGGACAAATACCTATTGATCCCAAAACAGGTAAAATCGTTGAAGGAGGAATTGTAGAACAGACAGAACAGGTATTAAAAAATATTGGTGCAATATTATATGCTGCCGGATGTTCGTATAAAAATGTTGTCAAGTCAACCTGCCTGTTAGCAGAAATGGCTTTTTTTAAAGACATGAATGAAGTATATGCACGTTATTTCCCTGTAGATCCTCCGGCACGTGCTGCTTTTGCCGTGAAAGAATTACCCATGCAGGTATTGGTGGAAATTGAAGTGATTGCTGTTAAATAA
- the nth gene encoding endonuclease III, with product MTRQELYQHVTTWFQENMPEPETELHYRTPYELLVAVILSAQCTDKRVNMITPAFYERYPVPELLARATQEEVFELIRSCSYPNNKSKHLIGMARILVEKYDGKVPENYDDLIALPGVGRKTANVVASVVFQKPALAVDTHVFRVSNRIGLTMHAKTPLESEKQLTKYFPENLWGIAHHWLILHGRYTCTARAPKCKQCGLSQWCKDYKRTYLTK from the coding sequence ATGACCCGTCAAGAACTCTATCAACATGTGACTACATGGTTTCAGGAGAATATGCCTGAGCCGGAAACGGAATTGCATTACCGTACTCCTTATGAGTTATTGGTGGCAGTGATACTTTCCGCCCAGTGTACGGATAAAAGGGTCAATATGATTACTCCTGCTTTTTATGAGCGGTACCCGGTTCCGGAGTTGTTGGCCCGGGCTACTCAGGAAGAGGTATTCGAATTAATCAGAAGTTGCTCCTATCCGAACAACAAATCAAAGCATTTAATAGGGATGGCACGTATATTAGTCGAAAAATACGATGGTAAAGTCCCGGAAAACTATGATGACCTGATTGCGCTGCCTGGTGTAGGTAGAAAAACAGCTAATGTCGTTGCTTCTGTTGTTTTTCAGAAACCGGCGCTAGCGGTTGATACCCATGTGTTTCGTGTATCAAACCGGATTGGGCTAACTATGCATGCGAAAACACCATTAGAGTCTGAAAAACAGTTGACTAAATATTTTCCTGAGAATTTGTGGGGAATAGCGCATCACTGGCTGATTCTTCATGGTCGTTATACCTGTACGGCCAGGGCGCCAAAATGCAAACAATGTGGCTTAAGTCAGTGGTGTAAGGACTATAAGAGAACTTATCTGACTAAATAG
- a CDS encoding DUF5063 domain-containing protein, with protein MNKIESLIAPQTKEFIKTCRKYFEYLETLPDKKITDFWGVQLNMLSEIYNGVFSLPEIEARYSSDVDKFVNEKSYNKIFTSLLAYIGALDSFPDFSDLSHPGALKVMDVSLSEILTDVYQEIKDFVLLYETGTLENMNDAIAECAETFGQYWGVKLLSALRIMHVNLYQHRYAETKKTQQLEIDIDEVIGDYDGEEE; from the coding sequence ATGAATAAAATAGAATCACTCATTGCTCCCCAGACGAAAGAGTTTATAAAAACCTGTCGTAAATATTTCGAATATCTGGAAACTTTACCGGATAAAAAAATTACTGATTTTTGGGGAGTACAATTAAACATGCTTTCTGAAATTTACAATGGAGTATTCTCTCTTCCTGAAATTGAGGCTCGATATTCATCGGATGTGGATAAGTTTGTCAATGAAAAAAGTTATAATAAGATATTTACCAGTCTCCTGGCTTATATCGGGGCTTTGGACTCATTTCCGGACTTTTCGGATTTAAGCCATCCGGGAGCACTGAAAGTAATGGATGTCAGCCTGTCTGAAATTTTGACTGATGTCTATCAGGAAATAAAAGATTTTGTATTGCTGTATGAAACAGGAACACTGGAAAATATGAATGATGCTATTGCCGAATGTGCCGAAACTTTTGGGCAATATTGGGGTGTGAAGCTATTAAGTGCACTACGCATTATGCATGTTAACCTTTATCAACATCGATATGCCGAAACAAAAAAGACCCAGCAACTGGAAATTGACATAGATGAGGTGATAGGGGATTATGATGGTGAAGAAGAATAG
- a CDS encoding 3'-5' exonuclease, with product MKLNLKNPLVFFDLETTGMNIASDRIVEISYLKVYPDQREEIKTYRVNPTIPIPKETTAIHGICDDDVKEAPTFNEIAKTLVNCFEGCDFAGYNSNKFDLPLLAEEFLRANLDFDLKKRKFIDVQVIFYKKEQRTLSAAYQFYCNKDLTNAHSAEADTRATYEVLQSQLDMYQDLANDVDLLSEFSAHTKTADFVGRIIYNENKEEVFNFGKYKGQTVTSVLAKDPAYYGWMMNGDFPQYTKNVLTAIKLRGFNSK from the coding sequence ATGAAGCTTAATCTTAAAAATCCGTTGGTATTTTTCGATTTGGAAACAACAGGAATGAATATCGCTTCCGACCGTATTGTTGAGATATCCTACCTGAAGGTATATCCAGATCAGCGTGAAGAAATTAAGACATACCGCGTAAATCCTACTATTCCGATACCAAAGGAAACGACAGCCATTCATGGAATCTGCGATGATGATGTAAAAGAAGCACCTACTTTCAATGAAATTGCCAAGACTTTAGTGAATTGCTTTGAAGGTTGTGATTTTGCCGGTTATAATTCCAATAAATTCGATCTGCCGTTGCTGGCAGAAGAATTTTTACGGGCCAATCTGGATTTTGACCTGAAAAAACGGAAATTTATTGATGTCCAGGTTATTTTTTATAAAAAAGAGCAACGCACATTAAGCGCAGCTTATCAGTTTTATTGCAATAAAGATCTTACCAATGCCCACAGTGCCGAAGCAGATACCCGTGCAACTTATGAAGTATTGCAATCGCAGCTCGACATGTATCAGGACCTGGCCAATGATGTGGACTTACTGTCTGAATTTTCCGCTCATACAAAAACAGCGGATTTCGTCGGGCGTATCATCTACAATGAAAATAAGGAAGAAGTATTTAATTTCGGGAAATATAAGGGTCAGACCGTAACATCGGTCTTGGCAAAAGATCCTGCATATTATGGGTGGATGATGAACGGGGATTTTCCCCAATACACCAAAAATGTCCTTACAGCTATTAAGTTACGGGGATTTAACAGTAAATAA
- the dnaN gene encoding DNA polymerase III subunit beta has product MKFVVSSTELLSHLQAISKVINSKNTLPILDNFLFKLDGNTLEITASDLETTLITRMTLTNASDPGAIAVPAKFLTEYLGKFSEQPLTFNINTETYSIHINSETGESNIMGYDAEDFPQLPELKKDMVSPLSMPADVVLQGVSKTIFATGDDELRPVMNGIFVEMTTDNITFVASDSHMLVRYRRDDVKAEKNGSFILPKKPASLLRTVLAKEQENVEISFDDKNALFKLSDYTMVCRLVEGMYPAYNSVIPTDNPNKMVIDRVEFLSSLRRVQMFANQATNLVKMELKGNQVTIFAQDIDFSIASHDTLKCQYDGDNMNIGFKANFLSELVANLSSTDISMEMSDPSRAILVLPVQVEIEGEDILMLIMPMTIAE; this is encoded by the coding sequence ATGAAATTTGTCGTATCAAGCACTGAATTATTGAGTCATTTACAGGCGATTAGTAAAGTGATCAACAGTAAAAACACTCTTCCTATTTTGGATAATTTCCTGTTCAAATTGGATGGAAACACGTTGGAGATCACAGCATCAGATCTGGAAACGACCCTAATCACCAGGATGACTTTAACCAACGCATCTGATCCGGGAGCTATTGCTGTTCCTGCGAAATTTCTTACCGAATATTTGGGTAAGTTTTCTGAACAGCCGTTGACTTTTAACATCAATACCGAAACTTATTCTATCCATATCAATTCCGAAACGGGAGAATCAAACATCATGGGGTATGATGCGGAAGATTTTCCACAGCTTCCGGAGCTGAAAAAAGATATGGTTTCACCATTGAGTATGCCTGCTGATGTCGTATTGCAAGGTGTTAGTAAAACCATCTTTGCTACTGGTGATGATGAATTACGTCCTGTAATGAATGGTATATTTGTGGAAATGACTACCGACAATATCACTTTTGTGGCTTCTGATTCACATATGTTGGTACGTTACCGTCGTGACGATGTGAAAGCGGAAAAGAACGGTTCATTTATCCTTCCCAAAAAACCGGCCTCTCTTTTAAGGACAGTGCTGGCAAAAGAACAGGAAAATGTTGAAATCTCATTCGATGATAAAAATGCTTTATTCAAACTTTCGGATTATACGATGGTATGTCGTTTGGTAGAAGGAATGTACCCAGCTTATAATTCTGTAATTCCTACAGACAACCCGAATAAAATGGTCATCGACAGGGTGGAATTCCTTAGTTCATTACGTCGGGTACAAATGTTCGCAAATCAAGCAACAAATCTGGTGAAGATGGAGTTGAAAGGTAATCAGGTAACTATCTTTGCCCAGGATATCGATTTCTCTATTGCTTCCCATGATACCTTGAAATGTCAATACGACGGTGATAATATGAATATCGGATTCAAGGCAAATTTCCTGTCGGAATTAGTTGCCAACCTATCCTCTACAGATATCAGTATGGAAATGTCCGATCCGTCAAGAGCCATCCTTGTTCTTCCTGTCCAGGTGGAAATTGAAGGCGAAGATATATTGATGCTCATCATGCCGATGACCATCGCTGAATAA
- a CDS encoding 3'-5' exonuclease domain-containing protein 2: MFVSEISKEDLQTLPLVRFSGAIHVVENEKHADISVRQLEKFSVLGFDTETRPSFTKGKINKVALLQLATETDAYLFRLCKMGMSPKLMSLLSNPNILKVGAAIKNDIDVLHRIAKIRPSGFVDLQNMVKDFGIKNTGLAKMAGIILNVRISKSQQLSNWENSILTDAQEKYAATDAWMCYVIYQKLNEQK, encoded by the coding sequence ATGTTTGTTTCCGAGATATCTAAAGAAGACCTTCAAACTTTACCCCTGGTCCGGTTTTCAGGAGCCATTCATGTGGTTGAGAATGAGAAACACGCCGATATCTCAGTCAGGCAATTAGAAAAATTCTCTGTGTTGGGTTTTGATACGGAAACCCGGCCTTCGTTCACCAAAGGAAAAATAAATAAAGTGGCATTGTTGCAATTGGCTACGGAAACGGATGCATACCTGTTTCGATTGTGTAAAATGGGCATGTCACCGAAGTTGATGTCTTTATTATCCAATCCCAATATTTTGAAAGTCGGTGCAGCTATAAAAAATGACATTGACGTATTGCATCGTATCGCAAAAATACGACCATCCGGTTTTGTTGACCTGCAAAATATGGTTAAGGATTTTGGAATTAAAAATACAGGACTGGCAAAAATGGCAGGTATTATTTTAAATGTTCGTATCTCTAAGTCTCAACAACTTTCAAACTGGGAAAATAGCATATTGACCGATGCACAGGAAAAATATGCAGCTACTGATGCATGGATGTGTTATGTGATATACCAAAAACTGAATGAACAAAAATAA
- a CDS encoding ABC transporter substrate-binding protein → MICLSIGGLSCNGKKQRIDSGSGNNMVDSALVQYAHGFTIKKDGNVTLLMVSNPWQGAQGVKYHYVLCPKGERIPEKYAHYPVIYTPVERVICLATTHIAMLSALGKTSSIKALSGPAFVSDSAVVRAISDGRIIDIGYDQALNFERIIALKPDVIFAYGVGHEILGSLTRLTDLGLNVVLNAEYLERTALGKAEWLKFMAGFYNCGALADSLFDSIQEEYNRLRELAGSVQQKPTVMCGLPWQGSWYIPGGRTTTANMIADAGGNYLWKHNDSHESYPINIEAIIEKGSVADLWIDTGSAKSLNEIKSVDERLVYTQPWKTGKVYNNYARMSAGGGNDFFESGVVQPHLILKDLIKIFHPDLLPGHQLYYYIKLN, encoded by the coding sequence GTGATTTGCCTATCAATCGGGGGCTTATCATGCAACGGGAAAAAACAACGAATCGATTCAGGATCGGGAAATAATATGGTTGATTCGGCACTGGTTCAATATGCTCATGGATTTACCATAAAAAAGGATGGAAACGTCACCCTATTGATGGTCTCAAACCCATGGCAGGGAGCACAGGGTGTCAAATATCATTATGTTCTTTGTCCTAAAGGTGAAAGAATTCCTGAAAAGTATGCTCATTATCCTGTTATATATACTCCGGTAGAGCGTGTAATTTGTTTAGCGACTACACATATTGCCATGTTGTCGGCACTTGGAAAAACATCCAGCATCAAAGCATTATCCGGACCGGCATTTGTATCAGACAGTGCTGTCGTCCGGGCCATTTCCGATGGCCGGATCATCGATATCGGCTATGATCAGGCGTTGAATTTTGAAAGAATTATTGCACTCAAACCCGATGTTATCTTTGCTTATGGTGTAGGTCATGAGATATTAGGCTCATTGACCCGTCTTACCGATCTGGGATTGAATGTGGTGCTCAATGCAGAATACTTGGAACGAACAGCACTGGGTAAGGCTGAATGGCTTAAATTTATGGCCGGATTTTATAATTGTGGAGCATTGGCCGATTCTTTGTTTGATTCGATACAAGAAGAATACAATCGTTTACGTGAATTGGCCGGGAGTGTTCAACAAAAACCGACGGTGATGTGCGGATTACCGTGGCAGGGATCCTGGTATATTCCCGGTGGAAGAACAACAACTGCAAATATGATTGCTGATGCTGGAGGGAATTATTTATGGAAACACAATGATTCTCATGAAAGTTATCCGATTAATATCGAGGCTATTATTGAAAAAGGCAGTGTCGCCGACTTGTGGATAGATACTGGCTCGGCGAAGAGCCTGAATGAAATAAAATCGGTTGATGAACGATTGGTGTATACTCAACCATGGAAGACCGGAAAAGTTTATAATAATTATGCCCGTATGAGTGCAGGAGGTGGAAATGATTTTTTTGAATCAGGTGTTGTACAGCCACACTTGATATTAAAAGACCTGATCAAAATTTTCCATCCGGATCTTTTGCCCGGGCATCAACTATATTACTATATCAAATTAAATTGA
- a CDS encoding nucleoside deaminase: MKEALKEALKAREKDEVPVGAVVVSGNRVIARAHNLTETLNDVTAHAEMQAITASSSYLGGKYLKDCTLYVTLEPCIMCAGALYWSQISRIVYGAPDPKRGFSFYPQTLLHPSTSVTPGILEKECSEMLTVFFKQKRK, translated from the coding sequence ATGAAGGAAGCGCTAAAAGAAGCGCTAAAAGCACGGGAAAAAGATGAAGTACCGGTAGGTGCTGTAGTTGTATCCGGGAACAGGGTTATTGCACGTGCACATAACCTGACCGAGACCTTAAATGATGTTACTGCCCATGCTGAAATGCAGGCCATAACTGCATCATCATCTTATCTGGGTGGAAAATACCTTAAAGATTGTACGCTTTATGTTACACTCGAACCGTGTATCATGTGTGCCGGAGCTCTTTATTGGTCGCAAATCTCACGGATAGTGTATGGCGCTCCTGATCCGAAACGGGGATTTTCCTTTTATCCGCAAACATTGTTGCATCCATCCACTTCTGTGACACCCGGCATACTGGAGAAGGAATGCTCCGAGATGTTGACTGTTTTTTTTAAACAAAAAAGGAAATAA